The Teredinibacter sp. KSP-S5-2 genome includes a window with the following:
- a CDS encoding response regulator transcription factor: MYHFHVADDHPLFRNAILEVIQHHYPNSKVSQSINLDSTITELEKNEDIDLLLLDLHMPGSTGLFGLIMVREKFPSIPVAIISASEEINTISRAMGHGACGYIPKSCSPQDIQQAIEAIMNGNRWVPEEFKNNLTPVNHEEKDLAAKIATLTPQQYRVLCYMREGWLNKQIGYEMGVTEATVKAHITAVFRKLEISNRTQAVILMKDF; this comes from the coding sequence ATGTACCATTTCCACGTGGCAGACGATCACCCACTCTTTCGCAATGCCATCTTGGAAGTAATCCAGCACCACTACCCGAATTCAAAAGTCAGCCAGTCCATTAACCTGGACAGCACCATTACTGAATTGGAAAAAAACGAAGATATCGACCTTCTGTTGCTGGACTTACATATGCCTGGAAGTACGGGTTTGTTTGGTTTGATTATGGTTCGGGAAAAATTTCCAAGTATTCCGGTCGCCATTATTTCCGCAAGCGAAGAAATTAATACCATTAGCCGGGCCATGGGCCACGGTGCCTGTGGTTATATTCCGAAATCCTGTTCACCACAGGACATTCAACAAGCCATCGAAGCCATTATGAATGGCAACCGCTGGGTGCCGGAAGAGTTCAAAAACAACCTCACTCCGGTTAACCACGAAGAGAAAGACCTGGCCGCCAAAATAGCCACCCTGACACCACAACAGTATCGAGTACTGTGTTACATGCGCGAGGGTTGGTTAAACAAGCAAATTGGTTACGAAATGGGTGTAACGGAGGCCACAGTCAAAGCACACATTACCGCAGTATTCCGCAAACTGGAAATCAGTAACCGCACTCAGGCGGTTATCCTGATGAAAGATTTTTAG